One region of Brassica napus cultivar Da-Ae chromosome A10, Da-Ae, whole genome shotgun sequence genomic DNA includes:
- the LOC106369462 gene encoding uncharacterized protein LOC106369462 translates to MLQSKDNINSYFSSSQDQPQSLTEIDHIVFGIGSSLNSWPARRDYVKLWWDTQRMRGCVFVDQPLSALENNTDSHLLPPICVSEDTSRFRYTCAGGDRRAIRIARCVLETVRMFNTSAHEVRWYVFGDDDTIFIPKNLARTLSKYDHRSWYYIGAASEIYESNRVFGNDMAFGGGGIALSSSLANVLAKNFDSCIERYPYLYGGDSRIHACVLELGVGLSHEPGFHQFDLNGNALGILTSHSTRPLVSLHHMSHLDPLFPNSTTFSAVQHLFSAVELDPLRILQLSVCYDRRYSWTISVSWGYTVQIESRHMFVRDVLRTQQTFRPWQNFGGLASVYTFNTREFNPDPCKRPVTFFMEYVSSHPGDGTIKSVYKQAYENCTYDPTSSPRKIEEIRVFSTRLDPHIRQDEK, encoded by the exons ATGCTTCAGTCTAAAGACAATATTAATTCCTACTTCTCATCTTCTCAAGATCAACCTCAGAGCCTTACAGAGATCGATCACATTGTCTTTGGGATCGGATCGAGCTTGAACTCGTGGCCTGCACGTAGAGATTATGTTAAGCTTTGGTGGGATACTCAAAGAATGAGAGGGTGTGTATTTGTTGACCAACCTCTCTCGGCTTTGGAGAACAACACAGATTCTCATCTTCTCCCTCCGATTTGTGTTTCTGAAGATACGTCACGGTTTAG ATACACTTGCGCAGGAGGCGACAGACGCGCGATTAGAATCGCGCGGTGCGTTTTAGAAACTGTAAGAATGTTTAATACCTCTGCACATGAAGTAAGATGGTACGTGTTTGGAGACGACGACACGATATTCATCCCGAAAAATCTTGCAAGAACACTCTCTAAGTATGACCACAGATCTTGGTATTACATAGGAGCTGCCTCAGAGATTTATGAGTCGAACAGGGTGTTTGGAAACGACATGGCGTTTGGCGGTGGAGGAATCGCTTTAAGCAGTTCGTTAGCTAACGTTTTAGctaaaaattttgattcttgCATCGAACGGTATCCATATTTGTACGGAGGAGACTCTAGGATTCATGCTTGTGTGCTTGAGCTTGGAGTTGGTTTGTCTCACGAACCTGGCTTCCATCAG TTTGATCTGAATGGAAATGCATTGGGAATATTGACGTCACATTCAACGAGACCATTGGTGTCTCTACATCACATGTCCCACCTTGATCCACTTTTCCCAAACTCAACCACTTTCTCAGCCGTCCAACACCTCTTCTCCGCCGTAGAACTTGATCCTCTTCGTATACTTCAACTCTCCGTTTGCTACGACCGTCGGTACTCTTGGACCATCTCTGTCTCCTGGGGATATACTGTTCAG ATTGAGAGTAGGCATATGTTTGTACGTGATGTTTTGCGAACACAACAAACGTTCCGACCATGGCAAAATTTCGGCGGGTTGGCAAGTGTGTACACATTCAACACAAGAGAGTTTAATCCTGATCCCTGTAAAAGACCTGTCACTTTCTTCATGGAATATGTTTCCTCTCATCCCGGTGATGGAACTATCAAAAGTGTGTATAAGCAAGCTTACGAGAATTGCACTTATGATCCCACTTCATCGCCCCGCAAAAttgaagagattagagtgttcTCAACAAGACTCGATCCCCATATCAGACAA GATGAAAAGTGA
- the LOC106350388 gene encoding uncharacterized protein At4g04775-like yields MSSSSSSSRSHTGRQTTGIPTRCWCGANLTTFGAQTKENLFRRFYRCEIGLKRKTENHLFKWVDEAIVDEINMVDAKHSQLKEDVDSYKIYTSKRLEIQAKHIEHTLHQLKILMDAKTDSCCTQDSPAFTTESTLASPTVAATAYNPLTNIAVAAIALGTMAWIHARLTN; encoded by the exons ATGAGCTCATCCTCTTCCTCCTCACGGTCACATACAGGGAGACAAACAACTGGGATACCCACACGTTGTTGGTGTGGAGCTAATCTGACTACATTCGGCGCGCAAACAAAGGAGAATCTTTTCCGCAGGTTCTATCGCTGCGAGATTGGGCTTAAG AGAAAAACCGAGAACCACTTGTTTAAGTGGGTGGACGAAGCCATTGTAGACGAGATCAACATGGTAGATGCAAAACACTCCCAACTGAAGGAAGATGTCGACTCTTACAAGATTTACACATCCAAACGTTTGGAAATCCAGGCCAAACACATCGAGCACACACTCCATCAACTCAAAATTCTAATGGATGCCAAGACCGACAGCTGTTGCACTCAGGACAGCCCTGCTTTTACCACAGAATCTACTCTTGCCTCCCCAACTGTGGCCGCTACTGCGTACAACCCATTGACCAACATTGCAGTCGCAGCCATTGCACTGGGAACAATGGCATGGATCCACGCTAGGTTGACCAACTAG